The DNA region GGGGGTGCGCGCTTATCTCGCAGGAAATCTGGGCGGACGTGCTGGGTTACGTCCGCAAAAACATCTCGGAAGTGGAGTACCACACCTGGTTCGCCCCGGTGAAGAACCTGGGCGTGCAGGAAGGATCGCTGGTGCTGGGCGTGCGGAATTCCTTCGCGCAGGAATGGTTCCGAAAGCACTACCTAGAACTGCTGGAGGACGCGCTGCGCAGCCTGGGTGCCGAGCACCCGCAGGTGAGCTTCCAGGTGCTGCCCGCCGCGCAGGACGCCCTGCTGCTCCCGAACGACCCGCCGCCCCCCCCGCCCGGTAACCCGGCGCGCCCGGCGGCGCCGCTGATTGTGCCCGGCGAGAACCGCAAGAGCCTGAACCCGAAGTACACCTTCGAGAACTTCGTGGTGGGCCCGAACAACAACCTCGCGCACGCGGCGGCCCTGGCGGTCGCAGAGTCTCCCGGTAAGGCGTACAATCCCCTCTTCATCTACGGGGACGTGGGCCTGGGGAAAACCCACCTGATGCATGCGGTCGGGCACTACATCGCCGAGCGCTTCCCGGAAAAACGCATCGAGTACGTGTCCACCGAGTCCTTCACGAACGAGCTGATCAACGCGATCCGCGACGACCGGACCACTCAGTTCCGGAACCGGTACCGCAGCGTGGACCTGCTGCTCGTGGACGACATCCAGTTCCTGGCCGGCAAGGAGCGCACGCAGGAGGAGTTCTTCCATACCTTCAACGCGCTGTACGAGAACCACAAGCAGATCATCCTGAGCTCCGACCGCCCCCCCAAGGACATCCAGACACTCGAGGGCCGGCTGCGCAGCCGCTTCGAGTGGGGCCTGATCACGGACATCCAGTCGCCGGAGTTCGAGACGCGCGTGGCGATCCTGAAGATGAACGCCGAGCACAACCGCATCGACATTCCGCAGGAGGTGCTGGAACTGATCGCGCGGCAGGTCACCACGAACATCCGGGAACTGGAAGGTGCCCTGATGCGGGTGGTGGCGTTCTCCAGCCTGAACAACGTGCCGTTCTCGCGGGCGATCGCGGCCAAGGCGCTGAGCAACGTGTTTGCGCCGCAGGAAGTGAAGGTGGAGATGATGGACGTGCTGCGGCAGGTGGCGTCGCACTACAACATGCCGCCGGACGTGATTCGCGGGTCGGGCCGGGTGCGGGAGGTGGTGGTGCCGCGGCAGGTGGCGCAGTACCTGATCCGGGACCTGACGGATCACAGCCTGCCGGAGATCGGGCAGTTTTTCGGGCGGGACCACAGCACGGTGATGCACGCCATCAACAAGGTCTCGGAGGCGCTTGGGAAGGACTCGGAGCTGACGGCCTCGGTGGAACTGCTGCGCCGCAAGATGAAGGGGATGGACGATGGGGAGGGCGGCGACTGATGATCCCCGTCATTCCCAACGCCAGGCAGAAGAGTTCCAATTTCCGTTCCAAATCCCTGTGCCAGAATTCACTTACTGTGGATAACCCTGTGGATAACCTGTGGATAACCCCCTGAAATTCTGTGGATAAGTGTGTGGATAAGTGAGATTCTCTCTCACCTGTGGATAAGTGACCCAGTTGTCCACAGGCTTTCCACAGGCAACCCCCCACTTATCCACAATTTCATCCACAGGCAAAAGAACGTCTGATACGATGAAAAACATAGTTTTCCACAGTTTCCACAGGCCCTATTACTACTACTACTCTTTTTATTTATTTATAAAGACAGATAAGAGATAGGCATCCGGAAGGGTCAGGCCAGATCTACCTCAACCACCCGAGAAAAGGCAGGCATCAGATGAAAGCAAACGTTACCAAGAAAACCCTCAGCGATGGCCTCGGTCTCCTTGAACGCGTCATTCCCAGCCGCAGCAGCAACCCCCTCCTCACGTCCCTGAAAGTCGAGGCGACCGAGGCGGGCCTCACGCTGTCCGGCACCAACCTGGAAATCGACCTGTCCTGCTTCGTGCCGGCAGAAGTCCAGCAGCCGCAGAACTTCGTGGTTCCCGCACACCTGTTCGCCCAGATTGTCCGGAACCTGGGCGGCGAACTCGTGGAACTGGAAATTACCGGGCAGGAACTCTCGGTGCGGTCGGGCGGCAGTGATTTCAAACTCCAGACCGGCGACATCGACGCCTACCCGCCCCTGACCTTCCCTGGTCACGCCGACGTGAGCCTGAACGCCGAGGAGCTCGCCCGGGCCTTCTCCAGCGTGCGGTACGCGGCCAGCAACGAAGCCTTCCAGGCGGTGTTCCGGGGCATCAAGCTGGAACACCACAGCGATACCGGCTCAGCCCGCGTGGTCGCCAGCGACGGGTACCGCGTCGCCATCCGCGACTTCCCGGCCAGCGGGGACGGCCGGAACCTGATCGTGCCGGCCCGCAGTGCGGACGAACTGATCCGCGTGCTCAAGGACGGCGAGGCCCGCTTCACGTACGGCGACGGCATGCTCAGTGTGACCACGGACCGCGTGCGCATGAACATGAAACTGCTGGACGGCGACTTCCCCGATTACGAGCGCGTGATCCCCAAGGACATCAAGCTTCAGGTCACCCTGCCGGCCACTGCGCTGAAGGAGGCCGTGAACCGCGTGGCCGTCCTGGCCGACAAGAACGCGAACAACCGCGTGGAGTTTCTGGTGTCGGAAGGCACGCTGAGACTCGCTGCGGAAGGAGACTACGGCCGCGCCCAGGACACGCTGAACGTCACGCAGGGGGGAAGCGAACCTGCCATGAGCCTTGCCTTTAATGCCCGGCACGTCCTTGATGCGCTGGGTCCCATCGAGGGAGAGGCGGAACTTCTCTTCAGTGGCTCCACAACGCCCGCCATCTTCCGTGCGGCGGGCGGCGGGGGGTACATGGCGGTGATGGTCACGCTGCGCGTTTAAGAGGCTCTTGAGAGGCGGGACGGGGCATTGATGGGTTGGCCCCGTCCTCTCTTTTTGACCGGGTGACAGCCCGAATTGTTTCTTAGCAGAGTTTTCCACAAAAATTCTGCCTGTGGATAAAATCTGGGGATAACTTTTGCAGGAGAGGCCGGCAAGGCTGTTAAGGAAGAGAAATGCCTTTCCTGACACTGAATGGTCAGATTGCCTGTGAAAAAGCTGCAACAGACATTGTCCAGGATGGAAGATTCCTCGTTCGATTCAACTCTCTGTCGTCCTGGGCGGGAAATTTATCCACAGACTCGGTGCCTGTGGATAAAAACTGTGGATAACCTGCGTGGTGCTGCGGGTTGTGTGGTGTCCCCCGCAGGGTATGTGTACCGGGTACACTTCCGGACGTGTGGCTGACCGGCCGGCGCGTATAGTGGGCCTGTTGCACCGATCCCTCCTCACGTGGGAGGGCGGTGGCTTGTCAGGAGGTCCGTCATGAACATTGAAAAAGTCATCGGCCGTGAAGTGCTGGACTCGCGCGGAAACCCCACCGTGGAAGCCGAAGTGCACCTCGACAGCGGGTACGTGGGCCGCGCCATCGTGCCCAGCGGTGCCAGCACCGGCGCGCACGAAACCCTGGAACTCCGCGACGGCGACGCCGGCCGCTACCTGGGCAAGGGTGTCCTGAAGGCCGTGCAGAACGTGAACGAGGCCCTGGGCCCGGCCATCATCGGCCTGGACGCCAGCGAGCAGGCCGCGCTGGACCAGGCGCTCATGGACGTGGACGGCACCCCCAACAAGGGCAACATGGGCGGCAACGCCATCCTCGCCGTGAGTCTCGCCGCCGCCCGTGCCGCGGCCGAGGAACTGAACGTGCCCCTGTACCGCTACCTGGGCGGCAGCAACGCCAAGACCCTCCCGGTCCCCATGATGAACGTCATCAACGGCGGCGCGCATGCCGACAACAGCGTGGACTTCCAGGAGTTCATGGTGATGCCCGTGGGCGCCCCGACCTTCCGCGAGGCGCTGCGGTACGGCGCCGAGACCTTCCACACCCTGAAAAAGGTCCTGCAGGGCCGCGGGTACAACACGAACGTGGGCGACGAGGGCGGCTTCGCGCCGGACCTGAAGAGCAACGAGGAAGCGCTGGAAGTGCTGCTGGAAGCCATCCAGA from Deinococcus ficus includes:
- the dnaA gene encoding chromosomal replication initiator protein DnaA; this encodes MLGYVRKNISEVEYHTWFAPVKNLGVQEGSLVLGVRNSFAQEWFRKHYLELLEDALRSLGAEHPQVSFQVLPAAQDALLLPNDPPPPPPGNPARPAAPLIVPGENRKSLNPKYTFENFVVGPNNNLAHAAALAVAESPGKAYNPLFIYGDVGLGKTHLMHAVGHYIAERFPEKRIEYVSTESFTNELINAIRDDRTTQFRNRYRSVDLLLVDDIQFLAGKERTQEEFFHTFNALYENHKQIILSSDRPPKDIQTLEGRLRSRFEWGLITDIQSPEFETRVAILKMNAEHNRIDIPQEVLELIARQVTTNIRELEGALMRVVAFSSLNNVPFSRAIAAKALSNVFAPQEVKVEMMDVLRQVASHYNMPPDVIRGSGRVREVVVPRQVAQYLIRDLTDHSLPEIGQFFGRDHSTVMHAINKVSEALGKDSELTASVELLRRKMKGMDDGEGGD
- the dnaN gene encoding DNA polymerase III subunit beta; translation: MKANVTKKTLSDGLGLLERVIPSRSSNPLLTSLKVEATEAGLTLSGTNLEIDLSCFVPAEVQQPQNFVVPAHLFAQIVRNLGGELVELEITGQELSVRSGGSDFKLQTGDIDAYPPLTFPGHADVSLNAEELARAFSSVRYAASNEAFQAVFRGIKLEHHSDTGSARVVASDGYRVAIRDFPASGDGRNLIVPARSADELIRVLKDGEARFTYGDGMLSVTTDRVRMNMKLLDGDFPDYERVIPKDIKLQVTLPATALKEAVNRVAVLADKNANNRVEFLVSEGTLRLAAEGDYGRAQDTLNVTQGGSEPAMSLAFNARHVLDALGPIEGEAELLFSGSTTPAIFRAAGGGGYMAVMVTLRV
- the eno gene encoding phosphopyruvate hydratase, whose protein sequence is MNIEKVIGREVLDSRGNPTVEAEVHLDSGYVGRAIVPSGASTGAHETLELRDGDAGRYLGKGVLKAVQNVNEALGPAIIGLDASEQAALDQALMDVDGTPNKGNMGGNAILAVSLAAARAAAEELNVPLYRYLGGSNAKTLPVPMMNVINGGAHADNSVDFQEFMVMPVGAPTFREALRYGAETFHTLKKVLQGRGYNTNVGDEGGFAPDLKSNEEALEVLLEAIQKAGYEPGKDIAIALDPAVTELFKDGQYHLEGEGKVLSTAEMVDFWADWASRYPIVSIEDGLAEDDWDGWAQLTARIGDRVQLVGDDLFVTNPERLQQGIDRSVGNAILVKVNQIGSLTESMDAIELAKRNRYGTVISHRSGESEDAFIADLAVATNAGQIKTGSASRSDRIAKYNQLLRIEDQLGDRAVYLGRKALR